The following coding sequences lie in one Silene latifolia isolate original U9 population chromosome 5, ASM4854445v1, whole genome shotgun sequence genomic window:
- the LOC141655317 gene encoding uncharacterized protein LOC141655317, producing MSGNNEWQHRPSSYTIASGYQWLQGSRSKVPWRFICWNPLNVSRTSFIFWASLHKRLLTRDRLVQMGVCQDVLCCLCEIEPETHEHLFHGCEFTKRCMELMKLKLRVRFPDHDMVRWFSARTRLSVLQKLIAGACYVGLIYAVWSARNKARILQQVTHPTVLVQQIWKEVKERWKTRNKRLLKPHDQQWIASIS from the coding sequence ATGAGTGGCAACAATGAGTGGCAACATAGACCTTCCTCTTACACTATTGCTTCAGGGTATCAATGGCTCCAGGGATCTAGGTCTAAGGTCCCTTGGAGATTCATTTGTTGGAATCCCCTCAATGTATCTAGAACCTCCTTTATATTCTGGGCAAGCTTACATAAACGTCTCCTCACCAGAGATAGGCTGGTTCAAATGGGGGTTTGTCAGGATGTGCTTTGCTGTTTGTGTGAAATAGAGCCTGAGACACATGAGCATCTTTTCCATGGGTGTGAATTTACTAAGAGATGTATGGAATTAATGAAACTGAAGCTTCGAGTCAGATTCCCAGATCATGATATGGTCAGGTGGTTTTCAGCTAGAACGCGGCTGAGTGTTTTGCAGAAGCTAATTGCAGGTGCATGCTATGTTGGTCTCATCTATGCTGTCTGGTCTGCTAGGAACAAAGCAAGGATTCTTCAACAGGTAACTCATCCCACTGTACTTGTTCAACAAATTTGGAAGGAAGTTAAGGAACGTTGGAAAACCAGGAACAAGAGACTACTCAAACCTCATGATCAACAATGGATTGCTTCTATTTCTTAG